From the genome of Cytophagales bacterium WSM2-2:
AGGCGGACCAAATACTTGTCATCGAAAATGGAAGGATAGAAGAACGCGGACGACATGAGGAGTTGATTGCGAAGAAAGGGCGCTACTTTGAATTATATACATATCAGGCAAGGATTTAAAGTCATTTTGTCTTATTTAATCAGATAATCCGATAAAAATAGGTCATTTTGTCTTAATAATTGGACTATTTCTCATCGGCATAGTTTTTCATGAAGGGGTAAGCATGCAATTGAAAAGCATGTTAAACCAAAAAAATAAAAACTATGAGTATCATCCGTTATAACCCAAGCGACTACGTGCCGTCAACTTTCAGCAGCATTGTTGACCGTTTCTTCAACGAATCCCTCACACGCAATGGTGGCAGCACTTTCTTCCCGAAAGTTGACGTCATCGAGAATGAGACAGCCTATGAAGTACACCTGGCAGTTCCCGGTGTGAGCAAAGAAGACTTCAAAATAGAAGTCAATGACAACAGCCTTACCGTAAGTGGAGAAAGGAAATTCTCGAATGAGAAAAAAGACAAAAACTATCATTCGATTGAGACACAGTATGGTTCATTCAGCCGCTCGTTCACGTTGCCTGAAAATGTAGATGGCACTAAGATTAATGCCAAATACAACAAT
Proteins encoded in this window:
- a CDS encoding heat-shock protein is translated as MSIIRYNPSDYVPSTFSSIVDRFFNESLTRNGGSTFFPKVDVIENETAYEVHLAVPGVSKEDFKIEVNDNSLTVSGERKFSNEKKDKNYHSIETQYGSFSRSFTLPENVDGTKINAKYNNGILELVIPKDEKKALKQTIKVS